A part of Sebastes fasciatus isolate fSebFas1 chromosome 10, fSebFas1.pri, whole genome shotgun sequence genomic DNA contains:
- the dlg3 gene encoding disks large homolog 3 isoform X9: MMNSSMSSGSGSLRTSEKRSLYVRALFDYDRTRDSCLPSQGLSFSYGDILHVINASDDEWWQARLVTPHGESEQIGVIPSKKRVEKKERARLKTVKFHARTGMIESNRPVKVKRKKSFNLSRKFPFYKSKENIVQELVESEQCLTSNTSDSESSSKGQEDTILSYEPVIRQEIHYTRPVIILGPMKDRVNDDLISEFPHKFGSCVPHTTRPRRENEMDGQDYHFVGSREQMEKDIQDNKFIEAGQFNENLYGTSILSVRTVAERGKHCILDVSGNAIKRLQQAQLYPIAIFIKPKSIEALMEMNKRQTYEQANKVFDKAVKLEQDFGEYFTAIVQGDSLEEIYNKIKLIIEEQSGPYIWIPSSEKL, translated from the exons ATGATGAACAGCAGCATGAGCTCAGGATCAGGCTCCCTACGCACCAGTGAGAAACGCTCCCTCTATGTCAG agctTTGTTTGACTACGATCGAACGAGGGACAGCTGCCTGCCCAGCCAAGGCCTGAGCTTCTCTTACGGGgatatcctccatgtcataaATGCGTCTGACGACGAGTGGTGGCAGGCGAGGCTGGTCACGCCACATGGAGAGAGCGAGCAGATTGGGGTCATTCCGAGCAAGAAAAG AGTGGAGAAGAAAGAGCGGGCCAGGTTAAAAACAGTCAAGTTCCACGCCAGGACAGGCATGATTGAGTCCAACAGG CCAGTCAAAGTAAAGCGCAAAAAAAGCTTCAACCTCTCACGCAAGTTCCCGTTTTACAAGAGCAAGGAGAATATTGTGCAGGAGTTGGTGGAGTCTGAAC AATGCCTGACATCCAACACAAGTGACAGTGAAAGCAGTTCGA AGGGACAGGAGGACACGATTCTTTCCTACGAGCCAGTCATTCGACAGGAAA TCCACTACACAAGGCCTGTGATCATACTGGGCCCAATGAAGGACCGAGTAAATGATGACCTCATCTCTGAGTTTCCCCACAAGTTTGGCTCCTGTGTACCCC ATACGACTCGTCCGAGGCGAGAGAACGAGATGGACGGCCAGGACTACCACTTTGTGGGCTCGCGAGAGCAAATGGAGAAAGACATTCAGGATAATAAGTTCATTGAGGCCGGCCAGTTCAATGAGAACCTCTACGGGACGAGCATCTTGTCTGTCAGAACTGTGGCTGAGAGG GGGAAACACTGCATCCTGGATGTGTCTGGGAATGCCATAAAACGACTGCAGCAAGCACAACTTTATCCGATTGCCATCTTTATTAAACCAAAATCCATTGAAGCCCTAAT GGAAATGAATAAGAGGCAGACGTACGAGCAGGCCAATAAAGTCTTTGACAAGGCGGTTAAGCTGGAGCAAGACTTTGGAGAGTATTTCACAG ctATTGTACAGGGTGACTCACTAGAGGAGATCTACAACAAAATCAAGCTAATCATCGAGGAGCAGTCTGGTCCCTACATCTGGATCCCGTCCTCAGAGAAGCTCTGA